The proteins below are encoded in one region of Thermosulfurimonas marina:
- a CDS encoding type III pantothenate kinase yields the protein MSGTPKSEDLILCVDVGNTTTACGVFRRDGLPVRSFRFRTRTDLSAEELLLLLRGFFDLLEIPVRALKGVAFASVVPPLDGLWETVVRRWLVKEWVAVSPERVPLAVKLRRPEEVGADRLVNAYAAWRRWKRAAIVVDFGTATTFDCVSGRGEYLGGAIAPGLEAAAELLFQKTAKLPRIELTPPSEALGRDTVSAMRSGLIYGFAGLTEGLVARLAAEMGEDPLVVATGGLASLVAPHAPSIREVVPELILEGLFWLYGESLGEA from the coding sequence GTGTCTGGGACTCCAAAATCCGAAGACTTGATCCTCTGCGTGGATGTAGGCAACACCACCACGGCCTGCGGGGTCTTCCGGCGGGACGGGCTTCCGGTGCGTAGCTTCCGCTTCCGCACCCGGACGGACCTTTCGGCCGAAGAACTCCTGCTCCTCCTGCGGGGCTTCTTCGATCTCCTGGAGATTCCGGTGAGGGCCTTGAAGGGGGTGGCCTTCGCCTCGGTGGTCCCTCCCCTTGACGGCCTCTGGGAGACCGTGGTCCGGCGCTGGCTGGTCAAGGAATGGGTGGCGGTCTCCCCGGAGAGGGTGCCCCTTGCGGTAAAGCTACGCCGGCCGGAGGAGGTGGGTGCGGATCGGCTAGTGAACGCCTATGCGGCCTGGCGCCGCTGGAAGAGGGCGGCTATCGTGGTGGACTTCGGAACGGCCACCACCTTCGATTGTGTCTCCGGAAGGGGGGAATACCTGGGAGGGGCCATCGCCCCGGGGCTTGAGGCCGCAGCCGAACTCCTTTTTCAGAAGACGGCCAAACTTCCCCGCATCGAACTTACCCCTCCTTCGGAGGCCCTGGGGCGGGACACCGTCTCGGCCATGCGTAGCGGGCTTATTTACGGCTTTGCCGGACTCACCGAGGGGCTGGTGGCCCGGCTGGCGGCCGAAATGGGAGAGGACCCTTTAGTGGTGGCCACCGGGGGCCTGGCCTCCCTTGTGGCCCCCCATGCACCTTCCATCCGGGAAGTGGTCCCGGAGCTCATCCTAGAGGGGCTCTTTTGGCTCTATGGGGAAAGTCTTGGGGAGGCTTAG
- a CDS encoding CsgG/HfaB family protein, with product MKVLWERGVGFFLLFFLVLLGGCVSSGVQTTVESTGPTVQEVVTYQGPKARIAVASFKCKAAKCSGAIGDGLADMLSTALFRTGRFIVLERGEGLRAIQEELNLGQSGYVRPGAAPQVGLMEGADILVIGAITAFEPEASGWGGGGVVVPFNVPLIGGAKIAKKEAYIAADIRLVDVRTGRIINATTVEGRASSWKVGGGMGTILGTVALGGALGAYKNTPMEKAIRVMLYNAVDAIAKMVPESYYRWGQGTQGYNTPPVAPQPAATSPPTPASPTGLVRPSAAFQPGSQVLREEDFASCTEVPTSVRILRGSAECVSFQGKNWLATVKGQVLFQLPVSGLNLGRDFAVEYTFYMPTYVPWAEASLLLGRADSPFKLALGKGAVAKDTYFKWIDRPIPLEGDIVGRVHRVAFQKKGNLVRVYFDGRRVFSGTVDPLAMGRLRPNLYFLVGSGHADIETGKYVLITDLRVSAY from the coding sequence ATGAAGGTCCTTTGGGAAAGAGGAGTGGGATTTTTCCTTTTGTTCTTCTTGGTGCTTCTAGGGGGCTGTGTGTCTTCCGGGGTCCAGACCACGGTGGAGAGCACCGGCCCCACGGTGCAGGAGGTGGTGACCTATCAGGGGCCCAAGGCCCGGATCGCGGTGGCCAGCTTTAAGTGTAAGGCGGCCAAGTGCAGCGGGGCCATCGGAGACGGCCTGGCGGATATGCTCTCTACGGCCCTTTTCCGCACCGGGCGTTTTATCGTCCTGGAGCGCGGAGAAGGCCTTCGGGCCATTCAGGAAGAACTCAATCTGGGCCAATCCGGCTATGTCCGTCCGGGAGCGGCCCCCCAGGTGGGGCTTATGGAGGGGGCGGATATCCTGGTGATCGGGGCTATTACCGCCTTTGAGCCCGAGGCCTCGGGCTGGGGCGGTGGCGGAGTGGTGGTGCCCTTCAATGTACCCCTCATTGGTGGGGCCAAGATCGCCAAGAAGGAGGCCTACATTGCTGCGGACATTCGGCTGGTGGATGTGCGCACCGGACGGATAATCAACGCCACCACCGTGGAAGGAAGGGCCTCTTCCTGGAAGGTAGGCGGGGGAATGGGGACCATCTTGGGTACCGTGGCCCTGGGGGGAGCCCTGGGGGCCTATAAAAACACCCCCATGGAGAAGGCCATCCGGGTCATGCTCTATAACGCCGTGGATGCCATCGCCAAAATGGTCCCGGAAAGCTACTATCGCTGGGGACAGGGGACCCAGGGCTACAATACCCCTCCGGTGGCCCCCCAGCCGGCGGCTACTTCTCCCCCGACCCCGGCCTCTCCTACGGGCCTGGTGCGCCCCTCGGCGGCCTTTCAGCCCGGCTCCCAGGTCCTTCGAGAGGAAGACTTTGCCTCTTGTACCGAGGTTCCCACCAGCGTGCGGATCCTTCGGGGCAGCGCCGAGTGCGTAAGCTTTCAGGGAAAAAATTGGCTAGCCACCGTCAAGGGACAGGTCCTCTTTCAGCTTCCGGTCTCCGGGCTCAACCTCGGCCGAGACTTTGCCGTGGAGTACACCTTCTATATGCCTACCTATGTGCCCTGGGCCGAGGCCTCCCTCCTCCTGGGAAGGGCCGACTCTCCCTTCAAGCTGGCTTTAGGCAAGGGCGCGGTGGCGAAAGATACCTATTTTAAGTGGATCGACCGGCCCATCCCCCTTGAGGGAGATATTGTGGGGCGGGTCCACCGGGTGGCCTTCCAGAAAAAGGGCAATCTGGTTCGGGTCTATTTTGACGGACGCCGGGTCTTTTCCGGGACCGTGGATCCCCTGGCCATGGGCCGCCTGCGCCCCAACCTCTATTTCCTGGTGGGTTCGGGGCATGCGGATATCGAGACCGGAAAATACGTCCTGATCACCGATCTGCGGGTGAGCGCCTATTAA
- a CDS encoding GGDEF domain-containing protein: MLTQIQKKIKQLEQEIAFLREEVLRDPLTKFWNLRGLQQIFDKAVRPHIYSKDYQFLAFVPEIPKEEPWIKEKILLACAHFLKGLFFPRDFLTRPSERLFVVITVGRNVEDTRALIARLRGRRFPCVLEGKRLSVGYKVGGTNILGADHLNMVLERALSAARESTFYRV; encoded by the coding sequence TTGCTCACTCAGATACAGAAGAAAATCAAACAACTGGAACAAGAAATTGCCTTTCTTCGCGAGGAAGTTTTGAGGGATCCCCTTACCAAATTCTGGAATCTACGGGGTCTTCAGCAAATCTTTGACAAAGCCGTTCGCCCCCATATCTATAGCAAAGACTATCAGTTTCTGGCCTTCGTTCCGGAGATCCCCAAAGAGGAGCCCTGGATAAAGGAAAAGATCCTCCTGGCCTGTGCCCATTTCCTGAAAGGCCTTTTTTTCCCTCGAGACTTTTTGACCCGGCCCTCCGAGCGCCTCTTCGTGGTGATCACCGTAGGCCGAAACGTCGAAGACACCCGGGCCTTGATTGCCCGCCTCCGCGGGCGACGCTTCCCCTGTGTCTTAGAGGGAAAAAGGCTCTCCGTAGGCTACAAGGTCGGAGGGACCAACATCCTGGGGGCGGATCACCTCAATATGGTCCTCGAGCGGGCCCTCTCCGCCGCCCGGGAGAGCACCTTTTACCGGGTCTGA
- a CDS encoding S66 peptidase family protein has product MGKVLGRLRPGARVRVVAPAGAVEKEALAPGLKILKDWGLRVEVDPGVFEKKGYLAGEDRSRAEALLRAAEEAEVLWAARGGYGSARLLPLLAPRLPEKFPPLLGFSDLSALLNLLAQRGLPVWHAPTVCFLPRLSPEALSETRALLFGEKALVFEGLGLSPGKTQGPVFGGNLATLSALLGTPYFPSLRGALLFLEDLREPLYRLDRYLTHLRLSGVLDEVAGILLGDLGLPEGEILPLVKEVLPREKPCGLFPYLGHKPALTAFPLGVWARLEVAGDRARWSFEIDD; this is encoded by the coding sequence ATGGGGAAAGTCTTGGGGAGGCTTAGACCCGGGGCCCGGGTGCGAGTGGTGGCCCCGGCCGGGGCCGTAGAAAAGGAGGCCTTGGCCCCGGGGCTTAAAATTCTCAAAGACTGGGGCCTTCGGGTAGAGGTGGACCCGGGAGTCTTTGAAAAAAAGGGGTATCTGGCCGGGGAGGACCGGAGCCGGGCCGAGGCCCTCCTGCGGGCCGCCGAAGAGGCCGAGGTCCTCTGGGCCGCCCGGGGAGGCTACGGCTCCGCCCGCCTCCTCCCCCTCCTGGCTCCCCGCCTCCCGGAGAAATTTCCCCCGCTTTTAGGATTCAGCGACCTTTCGGCCCTTCTCAACCTCCTGGCCCAAAGGGGGCTTCCCGTCTGGCACGCCCCCACGGTGTGCTTCCTTCCCCGCCTAAGCCCCGAGGCCCTCTCCGAAACCCGGGCCCTGCTTTTTGGGGAAAAGGCCCTGGTCTTTGAAGGTCTGGGGCTTTCTCCCGGAAAGACTCAGGGCCCGGTCTTCGGGGGAAATCTGGCCACCCTTTCGGCCCTCTTGGGGACCCCTTACTTTCCCTCCCTCCGCGGGGCCCTCCTCTTTCTGGAAGACCTCCGGGAGCCCCTTTACCGCCTGGATCGCTACCTCACCCATCTCCGGCTCTCCGGGGTCTTGGACGAAGTAGCGGGAATCCTCCTCGGAGACCTGGGCCTGCCGGAAGGAGAAATCCTCCCTCTGGTCAAGGAGGTGCTGCCCCGGGAAAAACCCTGCGGCCTTTTCCCCTATTTAGGGCACAAGCCGGCTCTTACGGCCTTTCCCTTAGGGGTGTGGGCCCGGCTGGAGGTGGCCGGAGACCGGGCCCGCTGGTCATTCGAGATAGATGATTAA
- a CDS encoding 50S ribosomal protein L11 methyltransferase, translating into MLRPPHKRYHLLHLYAFSGTHPALRDFPDPDFIGCWEEEDLTVLFFHREKPGLAERICRDYGLTFELSATVPYADWGEGRRLRPFRVGPLVLAPVWEEGPADLYYDPGVVFGSGAHPTTQLMLSALWDFAQSRGLSGRRVVDLGCGSGLLTLVAARLGAQVLAVDRNPLCVALARKNLSLNGLSAEVREADLRSLLPFSADLVLANLYKGLLLDLLGLPSFRTASYYLLSGFTSSMEAEIQEVAKAAGLALDYRSEKEGWVCLGLQNPKT; encoded by the coding sequence ATGCTGCGGCCACCCCATAAGCGCTACCACCTTCTCCATCTTTACGCCTTCTCCGGCACGCATCCCGCCCTGCGGGATTTCCCGGATCCGGACTTTATCGGCTGCTGGGAGGAAGAGGACCTTACGGTACTCTTTTTCCACCGGGAAAAGCCGGGGCTGGCCGAAAGGATCTGCCGGGACTACGGCCTGACCTTCGAGCTTTCGGCCACCGTCCCTTACGCGGACTGGGGCGAGGGCCGAAGGCTTCGGCCCTTCCGCGTGGGCCCCCTAGTGCTGGCCCCGGTCTGGGAGGAAGGCCCGGCCGACCTTTACTACGATCCCGGGGTAGTCTTCGGAAGCGGAGCCCATCCGACCACCCAATTGATGCTTTCGGCCCTCTGGGATTTCGCCCAAAGCCGGGGACTTTCCGGCCGGCGGGTGGTGGATCTGGGCTGCGGAAGCGGGCTTCTTACTTTGGTGGCCGCCCGCCTGGGGGCTCAGGTCTTGGCCGTGGACCGCAATCCCCTCTGTGTGGCTCTTGCCCGGAAAAATCTCTCCCTAAACGGGCTTTCGGCCGAGGTCCGGGAGGCCGATCTCCGAAGCCTGCTTCCCTTTTCCGCGGACCTGGTCCTGGCCAACCTCTACAAGGGTCTCCTTCTTGACCTCCTGGGGCTTCCTTCCTTTCGCACCGCGAGCTACTATCTCCTTTCCGGGTTCACCTCCTCTATGGAGGCCGAGATCCAGGAGGTGGCCAAGGCCGCCGGTCTGGCGTTAGACTATCGTTCGGAGAAGGAGGGCTGGGTGTGTCTGGGACTCCAAAATCCGAAGACTTGA